A genomic segment from Piliocolobus tephrosceles isolate RC106 chromosome X, ASM277652v3, whole genome shotgun sequence encodes:
- the TEX29 gene encoding testis-expressed protein 29, which yields MCVSVLLQCVTFLCMTFVTTTSPGTDARSSGAASTKASAMRKQFPFRGGIDLGIEEPFPGSWGAQQEQRGQCHLSLNSRGSEASTISPPCTPEVYVHVFSALIVIIAGAFVITIIYRVVQESRRQRAIPTDVVLPQKSSEKAEVASSSSKLGLKPPSPGPPSAGPSMKSDADKDDVTVTIAEAEETED from the exons atgtgtgtgtctgtgctttTGCAGTGTGTGACATTCCTCTGCATGACATTTGTGACTACAACGTCTCCAGGGACCGATGCAAGGAGCTCGGGTGCTGCTTCTACAAAGGCGTCTGCTATGAGAAAGCAGTTCCCA tTTAGGGGAGGAATTGACCTGGGCATTGAGGAGCCATTTCCAGGGAGCTGGGGAGCACAGCAGGAACAGAGGGGCCAGTGCCATCTATCTCTCAA TTCCAGGGGGTCAGAAGCCAGCACCATTTCTCCCCCATGCACCCCCGAGG TTTACGTCCATGTGTTCTCCGCCTTGATTGTGATCATCGCTGGGGCCTTCGTCATCACCATCATCTACAG AGTCGTTCAGGAGAGCAGGAGACAAAGGGCCATTCCGACGGATGTCGTGCTGCCACAGAAGTCCAGCGAAAAGGCGGAGGTGGCCTCATCCAGCAGCAAGTTAGGGCTGAAGCCTCCGAGTCCTGGGCCTCCGAGTGCTGGGCCCTCAATGAAGAGTGACGCGGACAAGGATGATG TAACAGTGACAATAGCAGAAGCCGAAGAAACTGAGGACTGA